The nucleotide sequence CCTCCCCATGGGTCTGGCCTTCTCCATAAGCGAAACGATTTGCAAGTAGGTAGAAATTGCGTTTGATGGAAACGGATTAGCTAATCCAATTGACTTTTTCTTCAGATCTCTCATGCCCCTGTTCCTGGGTGGTCTTGTCGGTTACTTTGCCACAAATCAGACGGATATCAGTGAGCGGACAGCGTATTTGTTCGCCATGGGAATTGTGATTTGCATGCTAGTGCCTGTAATAACATTCCACCCCTTCATCTTCTACATCTTCCAAGTGGGCACCAAGCTGCGTCTGGCCCTCTCGGGACTCATCTATCGCAAGGTACTGCAGGTGTCCAAAAGCAGTAGTAACGATGGTCTTCGAGGGAGAGCCATAAATATTCTGTCCAATGATCTTGGCCGCTTCGATGTGGCGCTATGTTTCCTACACGATACGTGGAAGGGACCGATGGAGTCCATCCTGATTGGCTTCCTCATGTACCGGGAAATTGGAATTTCGGCTGTGATAGGCGTGTCTTTCATGCTCAGCTTTATCCCTCTGCAAGCGTGGGCAGCCAAGAAAGCGGCATACTATCGCCAAATGACGGCGGAGCGAACGGATATGCGAGTAAAGCTTATGAACGAGATTATCCAGGGCATCCAAGTAATCAAGATGTATGCGTGGGAGAAGAGCTTTGCCAGGGTTATTGCAGAGGTGCGACTCAAGGAGGTGAAGGCCATCCGGGGCACTGCCTACATTCATGCGGCCCTCGGTTGCACCTCCATGATATCGCCGCTGTCTGTGTTCCTGGCCCTGTGCTCCTACGTTTACCTGGGTGATCCCCTGACCGCCCAAAAGGTGTACACGGTGTCATCCTATTTCAACATGCTCAACGATTCAATGGTTACGTTTTGGCCCATGTCCATTACATTTATTGCCGAGGCTCTGGTTTCGGCGAAGCGTTGCAAGGAATTCTTGCTGGACGGGGACAGAGCAGAGGTTCCCATAAACCTAGAAGCCAATCATCAAACCGTCAAAAATAAGCGTAAAGTCTCCAAGAAGGACAAACAGAAGAACGTTGAGCTGAATGGCTCGCTGTTGTCCAATGGCCAAGTGCACCACAATCGCCTGAGGGATTACGATCCTGAGGCAACGAAAAAATGTGTGGTGCTGAAAAATGTATCTGCTTCATGGGACGCCAATGATGGCCAAGCCAATTGTGCGATTGAGGACTTCAGCACAGATATACAAGATCATATGCTGACTGCTGTCGTAGGACCCGTGGGTGCTGGAAAATCCAGCTTCCTGAATGTCCTGCTGGGCGAAGTGGGAATCGATAAGGGCGAGGCCATGGTACATGGCAAGATCTCGTATGCCTCCCAGGAAAGCTGGGTCTTCGAGGGAACCATTCGCGATAACATCGTCTTTGTGGAGGACTACAACGAGAGGCGGTACAAGAAGGTGGTGAAGGTTTGTGGATTAGAACGGGATATGGAACTGCTGCCTCGCGGAGATTTGACCGTCGTTGGAGAGCGCGGAGTGAGTCTCAGTGGTGGTCAAAAGGCCCGAGTGAGTTTAGCTCGAGCAGTCTACCGCAAGGCGGATATATATCTTCTGGATGACCCACTCTCCGCTGTGGATACCCATGTGGGCAAGCACATCTTTGATCGATGCATACGCGACTTTCTGTCCAACAAGATACGAATTCTGGTCACCCATCAGGTGCAGTATCTGTTCGATGTCGAGCACCTGCTGCTGATGGGCTCCGGAAAGATTGTTGCCCAGGGCAGCTACCAGCAGTTGCAGCGCTCCCGCCAGTTCCAGTTCCTCGAGCAGACGCAGCACGACGAGAGTGGCATCGACACACACAGTGTGAGCAGTTTTCTGTCGCGTAGCGATTCCGAGAAAAGCATGGAACACCAGCACAACCCACTGCTTCGTCCGGACGAGCAGGTGGAGGAGCTCAACCAGGAGCAACAGACCGTGGGCTCCATTAAAATGCACGTCTACGCCTCGTACATCAAGGCCTTGGATAGCACCTTCCTGCTGGGCATAATTATCTCGCTGTTCGTCTGCGCCAGAGTTATGCTTACTGGAGTGGATTACTTCTTGTCCAGATGGTAAGCAATTTTGTTAACTATTTTGTTAGTATGTTAattgaaacatttattttCAGGGTTATTTGGGAAGAACAAATATCTGCTAATAGCACTACCACCCTGCTGAAAGAAAATGATACGACGCCCGTCAACGACACGCTGCCTCTTAACGTCACAGATCCTTCTATCGCACCCTTAGCAGCCGGCGACATTCAGGCTGCCGTCCGTCAGGAGCTCGTCCTATTCTATGCCACCATACTGGGCGCCACGCTGATCGTGTACCTCATCCGCACCTTTGGCTTCTTTAAGATGTGCTTGCGCATCTCGCTGCATTTGCACGACAGACTCTTCAGGGGAATAACCCGAGCCAGCATGTACTTCTTCAACACGAACTCATCCGGACGAATTTTGAATCGCTTCTCCAAGGATATACGCACTGTGGACACTGATCTGCCGCACACAATGCTGGATTGCCTGGCCTTCATTATCGATGTTTCTGGCGTAGTAATCATTGTGGCCATTGCCAACTATTGGCTATTGGTTCCGGCTGCCATTATTGGTACCATTCTGGGCATGATACGCTATCTCTATGTAAATACAAGTCGCAGTGTAAAGCGCTTGGAATCCATATGTAAGTCAAAATACTCGTTAATTGGGGAATCTAGCAATTGTCACGTTCCTTAACTTCTAATAGAACTTGTAACTAATTAAAGATTAGTATTCCTATACATATATTTTGAAACAGCAGTTTATGATCAGTTTTTCCGATCGTGACTTTCCTTAACTTTGGTTATTTATCCACTATCGAATGACtacaaattaattttaaacagcATTAACTTTTAATGAATATTTGAGACATAATTAAGCCCTGTATATCTATCTTACAGCTCGCAGTCCGGTTTTCTCGCTGACAAACCAAACCTTTCAGGGTCTTACCACCATCCGAGCTTTGCAGGCCCAAAGCGCCCTGGAGCTGGAGTTCCACGAATACCAGAACACCAACACCTCCGCCTGGTTCCTCTTCCTTT is from Drosophila suzukii chromosome 3, CBGP_Dsuzu_IsoJpt1.0, whole genome shotgun sequence and encodes:
- the rdog gene encoding ATP-binding cassette sub-family C member 4, encoding MNRTRRKVVRPKNPYTTANFFSQWSFWWMRDLFKRGLQGPLTDEELYQHRKTLDSERVTNKFAELWDDELKRSNPSVVRMILRAYGKIFLPMGLAFSISETICKSLMPLFLGGLVGYFATNQTDISERTAYLFAMGIVICMLVPVITFHPFIFYIFQVGTKLRLALSGLIYRKVLQVSKSSSNDGLRGRAINILSNDLGRFDVALCFLHDTWKGPMESILIGFLMYREIGISAVIGVSFMLSFIPLQAWAAKKAAYYRQMTAERTDMRVKLMNEIIQGIQVIKMYAWEKSFARVIAEVRLKEVKAIRGTAYIHAALGCTSMISPLSVFLALCSYVYLGDPLTAQKVYTVSSYFNMLNDSMVTFWPMSITFIAEALVSAKRCKEFLLDGDRAEVPINLEANHQTVKNKRKVSKKDKQKNVELNGSLLSNGQVHHNRLRDYDPEATKKCVVLKNVSASWDANDGQANCAIEDFSTDIQDHMLTAVVGPVGAGKSSFLNVLLGEVGIDKGEAMVHGKISYASQESWVFEGTIRDNIVFVEDYNERRYKKVVKVCGLERDMELLPRGDLTVVGERGVSLSGGQKARVSLARAVYRKADIYLLDDPLSAVDTHVGKHIFDRCIRDFLSNKIRILVTHQVQYLFDVEHLLLMGSGKIVAQGSYQQLQRSRQFQFLEQTQHDESGIDTHSVSSFLSRSDSEKSMEHQHNPLLRPDEQVEELNQEQQTVGSIKMHVYASYIKALDSTFLLGIIISLFVCARVMLTGVDYFLSRWVIWEEQISANSTTTLLKENDTTPVNDTLPLNVTDPSIAPLAAGDIQAAVRQELVLFYATILGATLIVYLIRTFGFFKMCLRISLHLHDRLFRGITRASMYFFNTNSSGRILNRFSKDIRTVDTDLPHTMLDCLAFIIDVSGVVIIVAIANYWLLVPAAIIGTILGMIRYLYVNTSRSVKRLESISRSPVFSLTNQTFQGLTTIRALQAQSALELEFHEYQNTNTSAWFLFLSCTRAFALWSDVLCIVYMTAVTFSFLLLKNEFDSGDVGLAILHSTTMTGMCQWGMRQTAELENQMTSVERVLEYTEQPSEAPLETPEKFKPKTEWPSKGRIEFINFKLRYSPKEAPVLRDLNFTIESREKIGIVGRTGAGKSSIIQSIFRLACNEGMIRIDDVDIEHIGLHDLRSQVSIIPQDPVLFSGTLRYNLDPMDERSDEEMWKALGDVELRSYVSTLIGGLNCRMYDGGSNFSVGQRQLVCLARAILRHNKILIMDEATANVDPETDKLIQQTIRSKFAHCTVLTIAHRLHTVMDSDRVLVMDAGEVRELGHPYELLQRPGGYLRQLVDNTGAATSSALQQAAEQSYSKQILGDDTAAEDLNISLAMEERSQ